A single window of Phyllostomus discolor isolate MPI-MPIP mPhyDis1 chromosome 13, mPhyDis1.pri.v3, whole genome shotgun sequence DNA harbors:
- the LOC114510333 gene encoding protein PET100 homolog, mitochondrial-like, whose translation MQVAQRSRMGVKSDMFQITLYLTFPVTMFWIANPAQWFEDLIQQKKELWPPEENQCQQLEDFKGKIRKQQEKLLAAAQQSY comes from the coding sequence atgcAAGTGGCTCAGAGAAGTAGAATGGGGGTGAAATCGGACATGTTTCAGATAACACTGTACCTCACCTTCCCTGTGACTATGTTCTGGATTGCCAATCCGGCCCAGTGGTTTGAGGACCTCATACAGCAAAAGAAGGAGCTGTGGCCACCTGAGGAGAACCAGTGCCAACAGCTAGAAGATTTCaaagggaaaataaggaagcaacaGGAGAAGCTCCTTGCGGCTGCCCAGCAGAGCTACTGA